The following proteins come from a genomic window of Carassius carassius chromosome 10, fCarCar2.1, whole genome shotgun sequence:
- the LOC132151238 gene encoding zinc finger BED domain-containing protein 4-like, whose amino-acid sequence MLNRLVEQRWPVTAVLSDPSITKKGNRTLDLTGDQWKLAQETSELLGPLLTLTELLSQEANLSLSATVPMLFNLKKRHLSPEEDDSPAIREMKNTLVKEIDSRWELLNLEPTSIYLLSSALDVRFKHLKFLEDEKKDLVYIEVVRLAEHLHQQQIVRKGEELSASHGEEETDAPPPPAKKKQQEISMLMQADDEEEEERGDSAKTEMEQYLRDATKLQSGPLAWWKQNSDRYPKLAFAAKHLLCVPATSTPSERIFSKAGYIVNKTRSSLLPENVDKLIFLAHNMKRV is encoded by the exons ATGCTTAACCGACTGGTGGAGCAGCGATGGCCAGTGACAGCTGTTTTGTCAGATCCCAGCATCACTAAGAAAGGAAATCGCACCCTTGACTTGACAGGAGACCAGTGGAAACTGGCACAAGAGACATCAGAATTACTTGGGCCCCTGCTCACACTCACAGAACTACTATCACAGGAGGCAAACTTGTCGTTGTCGGCAACAGTGCCAATGCTCTTTAACCTGAAGAAACGCCACCTGTCACCAGAAGAGGATGACAGCCCTGCCATCAGAGAAATGAAGAATACCCTTGTCAAGGAGATCGACAGCAGATGGGAACTGTTAAATTTGGAACCCACCAGCATCTATCTCCTTTCTTCAGCACTAGACGTGAGATTTAAGCACCTTAAATTCCTTGAGGATGAGAAGAAGGACCTGGTATACATTGAG GTTGTCAGACTAGCTGAACATCTGCATCAGCAACAGATCGTTCGCAAGGGAGAAGAGCTGTCAGCAAGCCACGGAGAAGAGGAGACGGATGCGCCACCACCACCcgccaaaaaaaaacagcaggagaTTTCAATGCTGATGCAGGCTGATGACGAAGAGGAAGAAGAACGCGGAGACAGCGCAAAGACAGAGATGGAGCAGTATTTGAGAGATGCTACTAAATTACAGTCGGGCCCACTGGCATGGTGGAAGCAAAACAGTGACCGCTACCCTAAACTGGCATTTGCAGCCAAACACCTTCTTTGCGTTCCGGCCACTTCAACTCCATCAGAGCGCATTTTCTCAAAAGCTGGCTACATCGTCAACAAGACCCGAAGTTCCCTTTTACCAGAAAATGTGGACAAACTCATCTTCCTCGCACACAACATGAAACGAGTATAG